The following are from one region of the Chromobacterium phragmitis genome:
- a CDS encoding anhydro-N-acetylmuramic acid kinase, with translation MTDLYIGMMSGTSLDGVDAVLVRFDETGRPALLADHVLPYPAAIKQAVLALQPRGHDELHRSQTLANQLADIYAQTVQQLLAKAGRAPGDIRAIACHGQTVRHAPHHGYTIQLGNMSRLAELAGIDVIADFRSRDVAAGGHGAPLVPAFQQGAFSSVDEKRVILNIGGISNLARLHAGAAAIGFDCGPGNMLMDAWCLRHTGQPYDDDGCWAAGGAVHAPLLAALLAEPYLTQPPPKSTGRDLFDDAWLADKLNALSAQPSPQDVQATLLAFSARSIADAILEHCRGNQAVYVCGGGARNGALLAEIARLLPGQRLEAIEALGLPAQLIEAIAFAWLGWRFDRRQAGNLPAVTGAQGPRVLGALYPR, from the coding sequence ATGACCGACCTTTACATTGGAATGATGTCCGGAACCAGCCTGGACGGCGTGGACGCCGTGCTGGTGCGTTTCGACGAAACGGGCCGGCCCGCATTGCTGGCCGACCACGTGCTGCCCTATCCCGCCGCGATCAAGCAAGCCGTGCTGGCGCTGCAGCCGCGCGGCCATGACGAATTGCATCGCAGCCAGACGCTGGCCAATCAGCTGGCCGACATCTACGCCCAGACGGTTCAACAGCTTTTGGCCAAGGCCGGACGCGCTCCCGGCGACATCCGCGCCATCGCCTGCCATGGCCAGACCGTGCGCCACGCGCCGCACCACGGCTACACCATTCAACTGGGCAATATGTCCAGGCTGGCGGAGCTGGCCGGCATCGACGTGATCGCCGACTTCCGCAGCCGCGACGTGGCGGCCGGCGGCCATGGCGCGCCGCTGGTGCCCGCTTTCCAGCAGGGGGCGTTCTCCTCCGTTGACGAAAAGCGCGTGATCCTGAACATCGGCGGCATCAGCAACCTCGCCCGGCTGCACGCCGGCGCGGCCGCCATCGGCTTCGACTGCGGCCCGGGCAATATGCTGATGGACGCCTGGTGCCTGCGCCACACCGGCCAGCCCTACGACGACGATGGCTGCTGGGCGGCCGGCGGCGCGGTCCATGCGCCGCTGCTGGCTGCGCTGCTGGCGGAACCCTATTTGACGCAGCCGCCGCCCAAGAGCACCGGCCGCGACTTGTTCGACGACGCGTGGCTGGCGGACAAGCTCAACGCACTGTCGGCCCAACCTAGCCCGCAAGACGTACAGGCCACCTTGCTGGCCTTCAGCGCCCGCAGCATCGCCGACGCCATCCTGGAGCACTGCCGCGGCAACCAGGCGGTTTACGTCTGCGGCGGCGGCGCCCGCAACGGCGCGCTGCTGGCAGAAATCGCCCGCCTGCTGCCCGGGCAGCGGCTGGAAGCGATAGAAGCCCTTGGGCTGCCCGCGCAACTGATAGAAGCCATCGCCTTCGCTTGGCTAGGATGGCGCTTCGACCGCCGCCAAGCCGGCAACCTGCCCGCCGTCACCGGCGCGCAAGGGCCACGCGTCTTGGGCGCGCTGTATCCGCGGTAA